Proteins encoded together in one Impatiens glandulifera chromosome 1, dImpGla2.1, whole genome shotgun sequence window:
- the LOC124922351 gene encoding caffeoyl-CoA O-methyltransferase-like has protein sequence MDQEFGHKSLLCSDTLYQYILDTSVYPREPECLKELRHRTENHPKNYMAVSADEGQFLSILLKLMNAKNTMEIGVFTGYSLLATALALPEDGKILALDINRENYEIGLPVIEKAGVAHKIDFKEGPALPILDQLFSDEKNHGTFDFIFVDADKDNYINYHKRLIELVRVGGVIGYDNTLWYGSVAMPPEAPLPMDDLIRPYRDFVVELNKALAADKRIEICQLPVSDGITICRRVI, from the exons ATGGATCAAGAATTCGGCCACAAGAGTCTCTTATGCAGTGACACCCTTTACCAG TACATTCTCGATACAAGTGTTTATCCAAGGGAACCCGAGTGTTTAAAGGAACTTCGTCATCGAACTGAAAATCATCCAAA GAACTATATGGCAGTATCGGCCGATGAAGGACAGTTCTTGAGCATACTTTTGAAGCTCATGAATGCTAAGAACACAATGGAAATCGGTGTTTTCACCGGATATTCTCTCCTCGCCACCGCCCTTGCCTTGCCTGAGGATGGAAAG ATATTGGCATTGGACATCAATCGGGAGAATTATGAAATAGGTCTACCCGTAATTGAAAAGGCGGGTGTTGCCCACAAAATCGATTTCAAAGAAGGGCCAGCTCTTCCTATTCTCGACCAATTGTTCTCGGAC GAGAAAAATCATGGTACATTTGACTTCATTTTTGTGGATGCGGACAAGGATAACTACATTAACTACCATAAGAGACTCATTGAGCTTGTGAGAGTTGGAGGAGTGATTGGCTATGATAACACCCTATGGTATGGTTCTGTGGCCATGCCACCCGAAGCCCCACTCCCGATGGATGATCTTATTCGTCCTTATCGTGATTTTGTGGTCGAGCTCAATAAGGCATTGGCAGCAGATAAGAGGATAGAGATTTGTCAGCTTCCCGTGAGCGATGGGATTACTATATGTCGCCGCGTTATCTAG